In Treponema vincentii, a single window of DNA contains:
- the trkA gene encoding Trk system potassium transporter TrkA, whose translation MTVIIIGAGVTGVELARRLIAKKHNVVLIEQNQETARHAANRLDCIVTEASGNDPKVLTEAGIQRADALVTLTDSDELNMIICGVAESLAPKVLKIARVRNENYVASLNTGKDRTLGIDFLVHPDQEAALAIINAVEHGAVSDIIAFENSPYQLTCFTIGAGSKLDGVTLQNIRTVAIDSPFVVVAVEDENKTVIPSGGTVLHAGMRISILTLPNYIERFYALAGFTVKPIKKIALVGIGKVGKRVAASLIEKHSFGMFKRLFGLRTKSRWEVAIIDKDSALAKQAAAEYPEARIYSGDVTDEAFIEEIALNSFDLVINATQNYELNMITSAYLKTLGIPKTIALVQSSVMSNVAYKIGVDVAIPLKDVTVDVIMSHLGGKHLTRIHTMGAGELEIVEVIISDQSEAVEKSLKDIAMPGVFLILLITNETGCRIPDGNTILEADDKLAIIVQVTKSDEVVKYFTGKK comes from the coding sequence ATGACTGTCATTATTATTGGCGCAGGCGTAACAGGGGTTGAGCTTGCCCGAAGATTAATCGCAAAAAAGCATAATGTGGTTCTTATCGAACAAAATCAAGAAACCGCCCGCCATGCAGCCAACCGCTTGGACTGTATCGTAACGGAGGCGAGCGGTAACGACCCGAAAGTCTTGACCGAAGCCGGTATCCAACGGGCAGACGCGCTGGTTACCCTTACCGACAGTGACGAACTGAATATGATTATCTGCGGTGTTGCCGAATCTCTTGCTCCCAAGGTACTGAAGATTGCCCGCGTAAGAAATGAAAATTACGTTGCATCGCTGAACACCGGAAAAGACCGTACGTTGGGTATCGATTTTTTGGTGCATCCCGACCAAGAAGCGGCGCTCGCCATCATCAATGCGGTTGAGCACGGGGCTGTCAGTGATATTATCGCCTTTGAAAATTCTCCGTATCAGCTTACCTGTTTTACCATCGGTGCAGGAAGCAAGCTGGACGGAGTTACACTGCAAAATATTCGCACTGTTGCTATCGATAGTCCTTTTGTTGTTGTTGCCGTAGAGGATGAGAATAAGACCGTCATTCCTTCAGGCGGGACAGTGCTTCATGCCGGTATGAGAATCTCAATCCTAACGCTGCCGAATTATATTGAACGGTTTTATGCGCTTGCGGGATTCACGGTGAAACCTATCAAAAAGATTGCACTGGTCGGTATCGGGAAGGTTGGCAAGCGAGTTGCAGCGAGCCTTATCGAAAAGCATTCGTTTGGTATGTTTAAACGTTTATTCGGCCTTCGTACCAAATCCCGCTGGGAAGTTGCCATTATCGATAAAGACAGCGCCCTTGCAAAACAAGCCGCGGCGGAGTATCCCGAAGCGCGTATCTATAGCGGCGACGTTACCGATGAGGCATTTATAGAAGAAATTGCGCTTAATTCCTTCGATCTCGTTATCAATGCGACGCAAAATTATGAATTGAACATGATTACTTCTGCATACCTTAAAACACTCGGCATCCCCAAAACCATTGCGCTGGTACAGAGTTCCGTGATGTCGAATGTCGCATATAAAATCGGTGTAGACGTTGCAATTCCTTTAAAGGACGTTACGGTTGACGTTATTATGAGCCATCTGGGCGGTAAGCATCTTACCCGTATTCATACGATGGGTGCAGGTGAGCTCGAGATAGTCGAAGTCATTATTTCCGATCAGTCGGAAGCGGTAGAAAAAAGCCTGAAAGATATTGCAATGCCCGGCGTGTTCCTTATACTGCTCATTACGAACGAAACAGGCTGCCGTATCCCCGATGGAAATACCATCCTTGAAGCGGATGATAAACTCGCCATTATCGTACAAGTAACAAAGAGTGACGAGGTGGTTAAATATTTTACCGGTAAAAAATGA
- a CDS encoding AMP-binding protein has product MQTINELKHYTFQAMLENSIKRFGERPALSFVSGEPISYNEAGEQIKQLQQRLYCLGVNPGDKIAIYSHSVPHWGIAYFAIVTMGAIAVPLLPDFTDKEVKACLEHSETTMIIVSEKLMSRVPDTVSVLIDIQDFSVKKGTEIRDGNPPPHTCKEDDTASVIYTSGTTGRSKGVELSHKNLVCNAIAGQSCQRINEYDRALSILPLSHVYEFTIGFLMFFLNGACVYYLEGIPSPRILLPALTKVRPTMMLSVPIVMEKIYKNKILPALTSSPFRAWLYHTKLGKKLLNRLAGKQLKKTFGGHLKFFGLGGSKTDTTVEEFLRDAKFPYVIGYGLTETAPLIAGSTVRQSVPGWIGYAIPDVEVKIDNPDPKTGIGELLVKGLNVMKGYYRAPELTKNSFTEDGWFKTGDLFMMDKRGHLAIKGRSKNMILGASGENIYPEDIEFVLNQHPLVTESLVVEGEKSSLVAYVQLDEEKIAAEVQKEQNQNKEGSAIQNLQSAVAGAVSGLTDAMAYKRAEILNEIKFFVNSSVNKMSRIDKIEPVEGFEKTASQKIKRYLYNFANRGKKEGEVPAGK; this is encoded by the coding sequence ATGCAAACAATCAATGAACTAAAACATTATACCTTTCAAGCGATGCTGGAAAATAGCATCAAGCGATTTGGGGAACGCCCAGCACTTTCATTTGTGTCGGGAGAACCGATTTCGTACAATGAAGCCGGTGAGCAGATAAAGCAGCTGCAGCAACGTCTGTACTGTCTCGGTGTTAACCCCGGCGATAAGATTGCAATCTACAGTCATAGCGTTCCTCATTGGGGGATCGCCTATTTTGCGATTGTTACGATGGGTGCCATTGCCGTGCCGCTGCTGCCCGATTTTACCGACAAAGAGGTCAAGGCCTGTTTGGAGCATTCCGAGACGACGATGATCATCGTTTCGGAAAAACTGATGAGCCGAGTACCCGACACCGTTTCCGTTCTCATCGATATTCAGGACTTTTCAGTTAAAAAGGGTACGGAAATAAGAGACGGCAACCCTCCGCCTCATACCTGCAAAGAAGACGATACCGCTTCCGTTATTTATACGTCCGGTACGACGGGGCGTTCCAAGGGTGTGGAACTTTCGCATAAAAACCTCGTTTGCAATGCAATCGCAGGACAGTCCTGCCAGCGTATTAACGAGTATGACCGGGCGCTTTCCATTCTGCCGCTTTCTCATGTATATGAATTTACGATCGGCTTTTTGATGTTCTTTTTGAATGGCGCCTGCGTGTATTACCTCGAAGGAATCCCATCGCCGCGGATACTCCTTCCTGCTTTGACGAAGGTACGCCCGACGATGATGCTAAGCGTTCCCATCGTTATGGAAAAAATATACAAAAATAAGATACTTCCTGCGCTTACTTCCTCGCCGTTCCGTGCATGGCTGTATCATACTAAGCTCGGCAAGAAACTCCTTAACCGCCTTGCCGGAAAGCAGCTGAAAAAAACGTTCGGCGGACACCTGAAATTTTTCGGATTGGGCGGCTCGAAAACCGATACGACCGTTGAGGAATTCTTGAGAGATGCTAAATTCCCGTATGTTATCGGGTATGGTTTAACGGAAACGGCGCCGCTTATTGCCGGTTCTACCGTCCGCCAAAGCGTTCCGGGCTGGATTGGTTACGCTATCCCCGATGTCGAAGTGAAAATCGATAACCCTGACCCCAAAACCGGTATCGGGGAACTGTTGGTCAAAGGACTAAATGTGATGAAAGGCTACTATCGCGCCCCTGAACTCACAAAAAATTCGTTTACCGAAGACGGCTGGTTCAAAACCGGCGATCTTTTTATGATGGATAAAAGAGGGCATTTAGCGATTAAAGGCCGGTCAAAGAACATGATCCTCGGCGCCAGCGGTGAGAACATTTACCCCGAAGATATTGAATTTGTGCTGAATCAGCATCCGCTCGTAACGGAATCGCTCGTGGTTGAAGGAGAAAAGTCTTCTCTTGTCGCCTACGTACAGCTTGATGAAGAAAAAATCGCAGCCGAGGTGCAAAAAGAACAGAATCAAAACAAAGAAGGCTCTGCCATTCAAAATCTGCAATCCGCCGTAGCAGGCGCTGTTTCCGGCTTGACGGATGCGATGGCTTATAAACGAGCGGAAATTTTAAACGAGATTAAATTTTTCGTTAATTCCAGTGTGAATAAGATGTCGCGGATCGATAAGATCGAACCGGTCGAAGGGTTTGAGAAGACTGCCAGTCAAAAAATTAAGCGATATCTCTATAATTTTGCAAATCGAGGGAAAAAAGAAGGCGAGGTTCCGGCAGGGAAATAA
- a CDS encoding DNA topoisomerase IV subunit A, with product MDYVESLFNTNFLEYASYVIRDRAIPDVEDGLKPVQRRILHSLFEMDDGKFHKVANVVGYCMKYHPHGDASIGNALTVLANKSLFIDKQGNFGNLFTGDEASAPRYIECRITEFAKDILFNPHITRYVPSYDGRNKEPVVFRAKLPVVLLIGAEGIAVGMSTKILPHNIREIIEAEKACLSGKSFTLYPDFQTGGLIDVSDYQDGKGKVLVRAKLDTSDDKRIVIRELPFGSTTESLIASIESASKSGKVKISEINDYTAEQVEIELKLPRGVYAADVVDALYAFTDCEQSISCNLLVIQDNLPVQTTVTEVIKTHAKQLTALLKDELLYEQEMLTDRLHLRTLERIFIEERIYKKIETMKTAESVIKAVIKGFEPFKAELIREVTEEDVDRLLKIPIRRISLYDIQKNRAEVQEISARLKEIARLLKNLKKYALSVLDGILAKLPPEVTARKTEITGFTKVDVKEAVNRDLSLRYDEATGYLGTAVTTGKEILKVSPYDRIFILRKSGVYTVMDVPDRLFVDTGMWYCGFAEKELLSQILFTVIYKDEKTQYPYIKRARVESYILNRDYLFVPDTATVLYAGTAENFEFTVQYAPKPRTKKTEERFKTADYPEKGLKAQGVRLAEREATAAAPVTKKNSKK from the coding sequence ATGGACTATGTAGAAAGTTTATTTAACACGAATTTTTTAGAGTATGCCAGTTATGTTATCCGTGACCGCGCAATTCCCGACGTAGAGGACGGTTTAAAGCCGGTACAGCGGCGTATTCTGCATTCTCTTTTTGAGATGGATGACGGAAAGTTCCATAAGGTTGCCAATGTCGTCGGCTACTGTATGAAGTATCACCCGCACGGGGACGCTTCCATCGGCAACGCATTGACGGTACTCGCCAATAAAAGTCTCTTTATCGACAAGCAGGGGAACTTCGGCAACCTCTTTACAGGGGACGAAGCCTCCGCCCCGCGGTATATCGAATGCCGCATCACCGAATTTGCAAAAGATATCCTGTTTAATCCCCATATTACGCGATATGTTCCTTCTTATGACGGCAGAAACAAAGAGCCGGTTGTATTCCGCGCTAAGCTGCCGGTCGTATTGCTTATCGGGGCGGAAGGCATCGCCGTCGGTATGTCTACCAAGATACTTCCGCATAATATCCGCGAAATCATCGAGGCGGAAAAAGCCTGTCTTTCCGGTAAATCCTTTACGCTCTATCCCGACTTTCAAACCGGCGGGCTTATCGACGTGTCCGACTATCAGGACGGCAAGGGCAAGGTGCTGGTGCGGGCAAAGTTGGACACCTCCGACGATAAACGGATTGTTATCCGCGAACTCCCCTTCGGCAGCACTACCGAAAGCCTCATCGCTTCGATAGAATCGGCGTCGAAGTCGGGAAAAGTAAAAATTTCGGAAATTAACGACTATACGGCGGAACAAGTAGAAATAGAACTCAAGCTGCCGCGCGGCGTGTACGCAGCAGATGTTGTCGATGCGCTCTATGCCTTTACCGATTGCGAGCAATCGATCTCCTGTAATTTGCTGGTCATTCAAGACAATCTGCCGGTTCAAACGACTGTTACCGAAGTGATTAAAACCCACGCAAAACAGCTGACCGCCCTGCTGAAAGATGAACTTTTGTATGAACAGGAGATGCTGACCGATCGGTTGCACCTCAGAACACTCGAGCGGATATTTATCGAAGAGCGGATTTATAAAAAGATTGAAACGATGAAAACAGCCGAGTCGGTCATTAAGGCGGTTATCAAAGGTTTTGAACCGTTTAAGGCAGAGCTGATACGGGAAGTAACGGAAGAAGATGTAGATCGGCTCCTCAAAATCCCCATTCGGCGTATTTCGCTCTATGACATTCAAAAAAACCGTGCCGAGGTACAGGAAATATCCGCCCGGCTCAAAGAGATTGCCCGTCTTTTAAAGAACCTTAAAAAGTATGCGCTCAGCGTCCTTGACGGGATACTCGCAAAGCTGCCGCCCGAAGTTACGGCGCGCAAAACGGAGATTACCGGCTTTACCAAAGTAGATGTAAAAGAAGCGGTTAACCGCGATTTATCGCTCCGCTATGACGAAGCAACCGGCTACCTCGGTACCGCCGTAACTACCGGAAAAGAAATACTCAAAGTTTCGCCGTATGACCGCATCTTTATTCTGCGTAAAAGTGGGGTGTACACCGTTATGGATGTGCCCGACCGGCTCTTTGTCGATACCGGTATGTGGTATTGCGGTTTTGCGGAAAAAGAATTATTGTCACAAATCCTCTTTACGGTTATTTATAAAGATGAGAAAACACAGTATCCGTATATCAAACGGGCACGGGTTGAATCCTATATCTTGAACCGCGATTACCTGTTTGTACCGGATACGGCGACTGTGCTGTATGCGGGCACGGCAGAAAATTTCGAGTTTACGGTGCAATACGCGCCTAAACCTCGAACAAAGAAGACCGAGGAGCGTTTCAAAACCGCGGATTATCCCGAAAAGGGATTAAAAGCACAAGGAGTACGTCTTGCAGAACGAGAAGCGACAGCAGCGGCTCCGGTAACGAAAAAAAATAGTAAAAAGTAA
- a CDS encoding LacI family DNA-binding transcriptional regulator, which produces MATIKDIAEKAGVSAATVSRVLNYDETLSVLDETRRRIFETAASLEYERNNKKRKKIKLKIGLMSSYSHEEELADPFYLAVRVAAEKKMEDEGFVRMSIPVSALTGSIPPVHGIICIGTFSPSIVKKIAALKKPVVFVDCNPDETRFDSVVIGMEKAVIGVLDYLRKNGHSKIAFVGGGGTELDYDGNEVPDIRSEVYINYMKKYNIWRQEYLCKGDYSPKCGYTLMKQLLLQQEPPTAVFVVNDSIAVGAYKAAYELGWKVPDQISIVGFNDISSAKYMVPPLTTVSLHMRTMGRQAVGILADRIRSDREVPVKVVIPCELIVRESVRNISR; this is translated from the coding sequence ATGGCTACAATAAAAGATATTGCCGAAAAAGCGGGCGTTTCGGCTGCTACCGTATCGCGCGTTCTAAATTACGATGAAACACTCAGTGTCCTTGATGAGACCCGCCGTCGCATTTTTGAAACGGCGGCAAGTCTTGAATATGAGCGGAATAATAAAAAAAGGAAAAAGATTAAATTAAAAATAGGTTTGATGAGTTCATATTCTCACGAAGAGGAACTTGCCGATCCCTTTTATTTGGCGGTACGTGTAGCTGCTGAAAAAAAAATGGAAGATGAAGGGTTTGTACGAATGAGTATACCGGTATCGGCGCTCACCGGATCTATACCGCCGGTACACGGAATAATTTGTATTGGAACCTTTAGCCCCTCTATTGTAAAAAAAATTGCTGCGCTAAAAAAACCGGTTGTATTTGTAGACTGTAATCCCGACGAAACCCGTTTTGATTCTGTAGTTATCGGTATGGAAAAAGCCGTCATCGGTGTGTTGGATTATTTGCGCAAAAACGGCCATTCAAAAATAGCCTTTGTCGGCGGCGGCGGTACGGAACTCGATTATGACGGAAACGAAGTACCTGATATCCGCTCCGAAGTGTATATAAATTATATGAAAAAATATAACATTTGGCGGCAGGAGTATTTGTGTAAGGGAGATTATTCTCCTAAGTGCGGCTACACCCTTATGAAACAACTTTTATTACAACAGGAGCCTCCGACTGCCGTATTTGTTGTAAACGATTCTATTGCAGTCGGTGCCTATAAAGCCGCGTATGAATTGGGATGGAAGGTACCTGATCAAATCAGTATTGTCGGTTTTAACGACATATCTTCTGCAAAATATATGGTTCCGCCGCTTACCACCGTCAGTCTGCACATGCGGACAATGGGAAGGCAAGCCGTCGGTATCTTAGCCGACCGTATCCGCTCGGACAGAGAAGTTCCGGTAAAAGTCGTCATCCCGTGTGAACTGATTGTGCGTGAAAGTGTACGGAATATTTCACGGTAA
- a CDS encoding DMT family transporter, producing the protein MNKELLGVVGLLSATILWGAGFLAVDLALTAFTPMQIMAVRFFLASIIMFFAARKSLQSVLKQEVIAGVIMGLCLFLAFTLQTIGLKFSTLSNNAFLTATNVVFVPFLVWGAYKKRPALREFTGMILAMAGAGFLTLTKDFTIGIGDTLSLAGAFFFACQVFFTGKYAPHYRTDILSFVQITTAFVLSCISLPFTGGMAGIVWGKNALLSILYLGIVSTAITYFLQTSSQRYVKQVQAVIILSLEAVFATLFSVLLIHEKLSFRVLCGALLILSAVLISELKLKKLLRLKKEL; encoded by the coding sequence ATGAATAAAGAGCTTTTAGGCGTTGTCGGATTATTATCGGCTACCATATTGTGGGGTGCAGGGTTTCTTGCCGTAGATCTTGCGTTGACCGCATTTACGCCGATGCAAATTATGGCGGTGCGTTTTTTCCTTGCATCAATCATTATGTTTTTTGCTGCACGTAAAAGTTTGCAGAGCGTTTTAAAACAAGAGGTGATAGCCGGTGTTATCATGGGGCTGTGCTTATTTCTTGCGTTCACGTTACAAACGATCGGTTTAAAGTTTTCCACACTGTCTAACAACGCATTTCTAACGGCGACGAATGTTGTCTTTGTTCCCTTCCTCGTGTGGGGTGCATATAAAAAGCGTCCTGCACTGCGTGAATTCACCGGTATGATTTTAGCGATGGCTGGGGCGGGATTTTTAACATTGACAAAAGATTTTACTATCGGCATCGGAGATACGCTCTCGCTTGCCGGCGCATTCTTTTTTGCCTGTCAAGTTTTTTTTACCGGTAAATATGCTCCCCATTATCGAACTGATATCCTCAGCTTTGTCCAGATAACAACAGCCTTTGTCTTATCCTGTATTTCATTGCCGTTTACCGGCGGAATGGCGGGAATAGTGTGGGGGAAAAATGCTTTATTATCGATTTTATATCTCGGTATTGTCAGTACGGCAATTACCTATTTTTTACAGACCTCATCACAACGATATGTAAAGCAAGTACAGGCTGTTATCATCTTGTCGCTGGAAGCGGTATTTGCCACTCTTTTTTCTGTGTTGCTGATACACGAAAAACTTTCATTTCGAGTACTGTGCGGCGCCCTATTGATTTTAAGCGCTGTACTCATCTCGGAGCTGAAATTGAAAAAACTATTGCGTTTAAAAAAAGAGTTGTGA
- a CDS encoding extracellular solute-binding protein, with translation MLPIRPTKPSLYAVFCAELGQSVFNADGKPLVDTPQSLQAMHLFKEIYDAGIGQNYNGWDEYEGTVANQTVATIPEAVWMIGTIKDKAPDTAGKWGVIDLPKISAGGSSSCANGGSVVAIHAKTAVPDLVKEFVKFAMTDTALQAGGFEKYGLYPSFIPSYSEPVFEQGDDFFGGDAIYNVFIENGKKIPAFPQNPNIAEANDMIGAAVSRILLKNEDIDTTLIELQRDLSTKFAR, from the coding sequence ATGCTGCCTATACGGCCGACTAAACCGTCGCTTTATGCAGTTTTCTGTGCAGAACTTGGCCAGTCGGTGTTTAATGCAGACGGGAAACCTCTCGTTGATACTCCGCAGTCGTTGCAGGCGATGCACCTTTTTAAAGAAATCTATGATGCCGGTATCGGGCAAAATTACAACGGCTGGGATGAATATGAAGGTACGGTTGCTAACCAAACGGTTGCAACAATTCCCGAAGCGGTATGGATGATCGGAACAATAAAAGATAAAGCTCCCGATACTGCCGGAAAGTGGGGCGTTATCGATTTGCCGAAAATAAGTGCGGGTGGCTCTTCAAGCTGTGCAAACGGCGGTTCCGTGGTTGCCATTCATGCAAAAACAGCTGTACCTGATCTGGTAAAAGAATTTGTAAAATTTGCAATGACCGATACCGCTTTGCAAGCAGGAGGTTTTGAAAAATACGGATTATATCCATCGTTTATTCCGAGTTATAGCGAGCCTGTATTTGAACAAGGGGATGATTTTTTCGGCGGCGATGCTATCTATAACGTATTTATTGAAAATGGGAAAAAAATCCCTGCCTTTCCGCAAAATCCTAACATAGCCGAAGCAAATGATATGATCGGCGCTGCTGTTTCTCGTATCTTGTTAAAAAATGAAGATATAGATACTACGTTGATTGAATTGCAGCGGGATTTATCGACAAAGTTTGCAAGATAG
- a CDS encoding extracellular solute-binding protein codes for MGLFYRKDYFEQAGVKASDIVTWSDFIVAGKKK; via the coding sequence ATGGGATTATTTTATCGCAAAGATTATTTTGAGCAAGCCGGTGTAAAGGCTTCCGATATTGTTACATGGAGTGATTTTATCGTTGCCGGAAAAAAAAAATAA
- a CDS encoding extracellular solute-binding protein produces the protein MLFTGCRGKSTANKAENQTVTISVWSWDVALMQLQSAAEKFKQTHPNVEFEFEEMGTDQIYNKLSTSLATGNGIADVVSIEGDVFAGYVDKFPQGFLDLTDVVDERNFLPVKNR, from the coding sequence ATGCTGTTCACCGGGTGTAGAGGAAAAAGTACCGCAAATAAAGCGGAAAATCAAACCGTTACCATTTCAGTTTGGTCATGGGATGTTGCGTTAATGCAGTTGCAGAGTGCAGCGGAAAAATTTAAGCAGACACATCCTAATGTCGAATTTGAATTTGAAGAGATGGGAACGGATCAGATTTATAATAAGCTATCAACATCTCTGGCAACAGGAAATGGAATCGCTGATGTCGTTTCGATAGAAGGAGATGTGTTTGCCGGATATGTCGATAAGTTTCCTCAGGGCTTTCTTGACTTAACGGATGTTGTCGACGAACGGAATTTTCTACCGGTAAAAAATCGGTGA
- a CDS encoding carbohydrate ABC transporter permease, producing MKNKRAGEILCLIILIIATFLALFPFYFMFVSGTNTNADILAVPPRLVPGFELIRNFQLLSKKIGLLRSTWNTLTISVIYTVVCTVLFSAAGYALALFSFKGRNVIFGFILASMMIPALVMYVPLFEMMIKINLTDTYAGVVLPLLANAFGIFLMRQNMLHFPPVLLEAARIDGVGELGIFAKIVLPNVKPALGALIIYMFTSMWNNFMWPLIILGSKRLYTLPVSLAMLDGNPTNKKLCSYTFSSCYRNAAGVIDIFYFSKTVYRRRHGRRRKRISGVREMILEYKEEKMTKRIVSGLYIAAAVFYAVHRV from the coding sequence ATGAAAAATAAAAGAGCGGGAGAAATCCTTTGTTTAATTATTTTGATTATTGCGACCTTTTTAGCTTTGTTCCCCTTTTATTTTATGTTTGTTTCGGGGACAAATACTAACGCGGATATTCTTGCTGTGCCGCCGCGCCTTGTACCCGGATTTGAATTGATACGTAATTTTCAACTGCTGAGTAAAAAAATAGGGTTATTACGCAGTACATGGAATACGCTGACCATTTCGGTTATCTATACTGTCGTATGCACTGTCTTATTTTCTGCAGCCGGTTATGCACTTGCACTATTTTCATTTAAAGGGCGCAATGTTATTTTCGGTTTTATTTTAGCATCCATGATGATCCCTGCATTGGTTATGTATGTACCGCTTTTTGAAATGATGATTAAAATCAATTTAACAGATACCTATGCCGGTGTTGTTTTACCGCTCCTTGCAAATGCATTCGGTATCTTCCTTATGCGTCAAAATATGCTTCATTTTCCTCCGGTTTTACTTGAGGCCGCACGGATAGACGGCGTAGGTGAATTGGGGATTTTTGCTAAAATTGTATTGCCGAATGTAAAGCCTGCCTTGGGGGCGCTTATTATTTATATGTTTACCAGTATGTGGAATAATTTTATGTGGCCGCTTATCATCCTTGGCAGCAAACGTTTGTATACTCTGCCGGTCAGTCTCGCGATGCTTGATGGGAATCCTACAAACAAAAAATTATGCAGTTATACTTTTAGCAGCTGCTATCGCAACGCTGCCGGTGTTATTGATATTTTTTATTTTTCAAAAACAGTTTATCGCCGGCGTCATGGGAGGCGCCGTAAAAGAATAAGCGGTGTTCGGGAAATGATTCTCGAATATAAGGAGGAAAAAATGACAAAGCGTATTGTAAGCGGCTTGTATATTGCCGCGGCAGTTTTTTATGCTGTTCACCGGGTGTAG
- a CDS encoding carbohydrate ABC transporter permease has protein sequence MTKKNIITKHNVPYILLAPTIIIFAVFMVYPVFRSLYLSFYEYRGGTYEFIHWENYIKLFQDGIFFKSLFNTFVYLLIQVPVMVVGALLIAVLIEQKFIRAKAFFRAAIFLPSVTALVAYALVFKVLMNSDYGLINYVLKVVGLPPVNWFYGEWSARFAIIIAITWRWLGYNMIILLAGIQAIPEELTEAAQISGASFFQILFYITIPIIKPVILFCTITSTIGTLQLFDEPFILTEGGPNNATLTAGQYLFNNGFTYLKFGYASAIGYVLVVLIAVLSVLQFRITERSDT, from the coding sequence ATGACGAAAAAAAATATTATTACCAAGCATAATGTTCCGTATATTCTCCTTGCACCGACAATTATTATCTTTGCCGTATTTATGGTTTATCCCGTGTTTCGTTCTTTATATTTAAGTTTTTACGAATATCGCGGAGGTACCTATGAATTCATTCATTGGGAGAATTATATAAAACTATTTCAAGACGGAATCTTTTTTAAATCGCTTTTTAATACTTTTGTATATCTATTAATTCAAGTGCCTGTTATGGTTGTGGGAGCTTTATTGATTGCAGTGCTCATTGAGCAAAAATTCATCCGCGCAAAAGCCTTTTTCCGTGCAGCAATATTCTTGCCGTCGGTAACCGCCTTGGTAGCCTATGCTCTTGTATTCAAAGTATTAATGAATTCCGATTACGGCTTGATTAACTATGTACTAAAGGTTGTAGGTTTGCCGCCGGTTAATTGGTTTTACGGCGAATGGAGTGCACGGTTTGCAATTATCATTGCAATAACGTGGCGATGGCTTGGTTATAATATGATCATTCTTCTAGCAGGTATTCAAGCAATACCCGAAGAATTAACGGAAGCAGCGCAAATCAGTGGCGCATCATTTTTCCAAATATTGTTTTATATAACTATTCCGATTATTAAACCGGTTATTTTATTTTGCACGATAACTTCTACTATCGGGACTCTCCAGCTTTTTGATGAACCTTTTATTTTGACAGAAGGTGGACCGAACAATGCGACATTAACAGCAGGGCAATATTTATTTAACAACGGTTTTACTTATCTAAAATTCGGCTATGCTTCCGCTATCGGTTATGTGCTTGTCGTGCTGATTGCAGTATTATCCGTTTTGCAATTTAGGATAACGGAAAGGAGCGACACATGA